TACACGTTCGGCGCGGAGCGCAGCGACTTCATCCTCATCAAGATCGGCCGCGGTGTCGGTGCCGGACTCATCTCGGGAAGCCAGCCGCTGGTCGGCAGCCGGTTCGCCGCGGGTGAGATCGGGCACGTCGTGGTCGGCACCGACGGCGGGCCGCGCTGCGTTTGCGGCCGGGACGGGTGCCTGGAGGCATGGCTGAACGTCGGTCGGCTCACGGCGGCGATCGAGGCGGACCCCGAATCCCGCGACAGCGTGCTGCACGACGCCGGGGCGCGCATGGCGATCGGCATCGCGCCGATCGTCGCCGCCCTCGACCTGTCGGACATCGTGCTGTCGGGGCCGACCGAGCTGCTCTCGGACGTCTTCATCCGCGCGGCGATCGACACGCTCCGCGAGCGCACCCTCGCCGAGGTCTTCGACGACGTCGTGATCCGCGTCACCGCACAGCAGGACATCGTGCTGCGCGGCGCGGCGGTCATGGTGCTCTCGGATCAGCTGGGGATCTCGTAGGCCTGCCGCCGGGCCGGGCTGACGGGGTCAGTCCGCCGGGCCGGGCTGCCGGTGTCAGTCCGCCGGCAGCGTGACCTGCACGCCCGACTCGCGCAGCACGGGAGCCAGGTGCTCGAGGCGGCTGCGGTAGGACTCCCACGTGCGGCCCTCGGCATCCCGCGGCGACCAGGCGACCTCGGCGTGCGCGGTCACCCGCGGGTACACCAGGGCGTCGGACTGGCCGAACGTCTCGATCGTCTCCGACCACAGCGGCGCCTCGACGCCCAGGATCGCCGACTCGGGTACGTCGACCACGTCGGCCGGCTCCCAGTCGTACGCCAGGCGCAGCGGAACGATGCCCGCCCACGACAGCCCCAGCAGGAAGTCGGCGTGCGGCTTCATGTCGAGGTACGTGCGATCCGACGGCGACATGATCAGCGCGCCGCCGCGCTCGACGAAGTGGATCGCCTCCTTGGCGTGCGAGCCCTTCGGCTCGACGCTGCCCCAGTACTGGCCGATCGTGCCCTCGGCGATGTCCTGCACGGCGCCGGCCTCGTGCCAGGCGACCGGGGTCTTGCCGGTGCCGGCGGCGATGCGCGTGACGCGCTCGAAGAACGCCGCGAAGTCCGCCGCCGGGGTGCCCAGGCATTCATCGCCGCCCACGTGCAGGTATGGGCCGGGGGTCATCTCGGCGACCTCGGTGAGCACGTCGGTGACGAACCCGTAGGTGCGCTCGTCGTGGATGCGCACCGAGGAGTGCCCGACCGCCCAGCCGGCGTAGTGCTCGCCGTGCACGGGGTCGGGCTGGCCCAGCCGCTTGGCATCGGCCCGTGACTGCTCGGTCAGCCAGGGCTGCTCGACCAGGTCGGGGTAGGCGACGCCGACGGCGTGCGTGTGGCCGGGCAGGTCGATCTCGGGCACGACCGTGATGTGCCGGCGGGTCGCGTAGTCGACGATCCCGGCGTAGTCGGCCTTGGTGAAGAACCCGCCGGCGCCGCCGGTGGAGTCACCCGACGCGGCACGCTCGGTCAGCAACGGCCACGAGTCGATCTGGATGCGCCAGCCCTGGTCGTCGGTCAGATGCAGGTGCAGGTGGTTGAACTTCAGCGCCGCGGCGCGATCGATGAAGGTCTTCACGTCGTCGACGCCGAAGAAGTGCCGGGCGACGTCGAGCATCACGCCGCGGTAGGCGAAGCGGGGTGCGTCCTCGATGAGCAGGCGGGGGAGGGCCCAACCCGTGTCTGCGCGGTGGAGCAGCTGCAGCAGGGTGCGGGTTCCGTAGAACAGGCCCGCGGCATCCGGTGCGGTGATGCGGACGCTCTCACCGCGGCTGTCGATGGTGTGGCTCTCAGGGGCGCCCTCGCCCTCGAGGGCGAGGATGATCGCCGCGCCCGCGGCATCCGACTCCGCGGCATCCGACTCCGCGGCATCCGACTCTGCGGCATCCGCGCCGAAGCGGTCGGCGAGGTCGCGCCGCAGCAGTGCGGCGGTCTCGGGGTGGCCCTCGACGCCGAGGGACACGAGCTCGAGCACGCCGTCGCCTGCACTGACGCGGGCAGGCAGGGGGATGAGCGGCAGCGAATCAGTAAAGGGCATGAACAAAACCTAGCCTGACCGGATGCCGTACGCCAGAACCCGGATCGTGCCGCAGACGCGGGCGCGCCACGGCCTGACGGACGCCGCCGAGTAGGCTGGGCGGGTGATCATCGGCACCGGTATCGACCTCGTGGACATGGCGCGGTTCGAGCGTTCGGTGACCCGCACGCCCCGGCTGCTGGAGCGCCTGTTCACCCCGGCCGAGCAGACCCTGCGGCTGCGTTCGCTGGCCGCGCGGTACGCCGCGAAAGAGGCGCTGATCAAGGCGCTCGGCGGCAGCGACGGGGTGTACTGGACCGAGATCGAGATCGCCTCCGAGCCCTCGGGGCGTCCGCACTTCGTGCTCAGCGGCTCGACCGCCCAGGTCGTGTCCGAGCGCGGCATCACCGCGCTGCACCTGAGCATGACCCACGACGCCGGCCTCGCCGCGGCCTACGTGATCGCCGAACGAGTGGATCTGCCATGACGACAAACTCCGCGTCCCCCGCCCGCGACCTCCCCCTCATCGCCGAAACCCCTCGTGGTC
This is a stretch of genomic DNA from Microbacterium sp. YJN-G. It encodes these proteins:
- a CDS encoding family 20 glycosylhydrolase is translated as MPFTDSLPLIPLPARVSAGDGVLELVSLGVEGHPETAALLRRDLADRFGADAAESDAAESDAAESDAAGAAIILALEGEGAPESHTIDSRGESVRITAPDAAGLFYGTRTLLQLLHRADTGWALPRLLIEDAPRFAYRGVMLDVARHFFGVDDVKTFIDRAAALKFNHLHLHLTDDQGWRIQIDSWPLLTERAASGDSTGGAGGFFTKADYAGIVDYATRRHITVVPEIDLPGHTHAVGVAYPDLVEQPWLTEQSRADAKRLGQPDPVHGEHYAGWAVGHSSVRIHDERTYGFVTDVLTEVAEMTPGPYLHVGGDECLGTPAADFAAFFERVTRIAAGTGKTPVAWHEAGAVQDIAEGTIGQYWGSVEPKGSHAKEAIHFVERGGALIMSPSDRTYLDMKPHADFLLGLSWAGIVPLRLAYDWEPADVVDVPESAILGVEAPLWSETIETFGQSDALVYPRVTAHAEVAWSPRDAEGRTWESYRSRLEHLAPVLRESGVQVTLPAD
- a CDS encoding holo-ACP synthase; translated protein: MIIGTGIDLVDMARFERSVTRTPRLLERLFTPAEQTLRLRSLAARYAAKEALIKALGGSDGVYWTEIEIASEPSGRPHFVLSGSTAQVVSERGITALHLSMTHDAGLAAAYVIAERVDLP